The Pyramidobacter porci genome contains the following window.
CTGAGGCGGTGGCTCGGCTCGTAAATGCTGAAAATGCCGGATTTGCGTTCCTTCCACGAAGCGCCGTTGATCAGCACGCTGCGGTACACGTTGAAGCGCAGCATACGCCCGGCCGTTTTCAGCGCGCGTTCGCGGTAGCGCGGTTCGTTCCATCGCTCCGCCGCGTCGAGCAGCACGCGGCAGAACTGCAGGTCCGTCGCGGTGAGATTCTCGCACGCCACCGGCTTCAGCGAAGCGTCCAGCTGGCGGTACAGCAGCATCAGCGGCGACTGGAAGCGTTTCACCACCAGGCGATAGAGCGCCTCGAAGCGTTCGCGGTCGTTCTGCAGCAGCCGCAGGCGCAGCTCGCGCACAACCACTTCCGACGAATAGGTGCCGCCGCCGGGCTGATCGGGCAGCAGGCCGTTTTCGGCGCGGCACGCTTCCAGCGCGCTCTCCACGGACGCCCGCGCCGGAACGCCCGCCAGAGCCAGAGCCAGCAGAGCGCCCAGCGCGGCTTCCAGAAAACGGTTCCTTTTCACGACGGCGCCACCCCCGTATCGCTCAGAATTTTTTCAGCCGCGCCAAAATCAAAGGCACCAGGATCAGCGCGATCACCATGTTGGCGGCCATGAAACTGCCGTTGTACAGCAGCGAATAGACCAGCGGATGCGTGCCGGCCGGCGCGTAGGACGCGAAAAACACCACGCCCGAGGCCACGTGGCAGACGATCCGCGCCGCCACGGCGATGAGGATGCCGGCGAAGACGTGCTCCCCGCCCAGCGCCGCCAGTCCCAGCGCGGCGTAGGCCAGCGGGTAGTCGAGCAGCCCCTGCACGGGATGGACCACGTAGCCGCCCATCACGTACTGCAGAAGACCGGCCACGGCGCCCGCGCCGATCCCTTTCAGCAGTCCCCAGCGCATCGCGTAGACCAGCAGCGGCACGATCTCCAGCGTCACCGAGCCGCCCTGAGGCAGACGGAACAACCTCAGCCGCGAGAACACCACCGCCAGCGCAATGCACAGCGCCGCCTCCACCACCGACTGCGTTTTGCTGCGTTGATACATCGAAAAGACCTCCCGTAAAATCAAAAGATTTACAGGGGACGGGGAAACCCCGCACCTTCCCTGCACCGGTATGAACCGGATCAGGTTCCAAGGGTCGAGACCGTTTCGTCTCCTCTCAGCCGGATACGCCGACGCCCCCGGTTCCTGTTTTTATTATCATCGTTCCGGGCGGACGCGTCAAGGCCGTCTCGCCGAAAGGCGCCCGGCTATGGTAGACTTGTGAAAACGAACGCGCCGTCCCAGCGGCACAAAAGGAGAAAAAGACCATGAAACCAATTCTGTTCTTCGGAGAAGCGCTGATGGACCAGTTTTACGACGCCGCAGGCGAACTGCAAAGCTCGCTGCCCGGCGGCTCCGTGCTCAACGCGGCCGTCGGCGCGGCGCGTCTCGGCCTGCCGACGGCCTTCTGCGGCGGCATCGGCGGCGACGAGGAAGGGCGCGCCCTGCTGCGCCTGCTGAACCGCGAAGACATCGATCACCGCTTCACCTTCTACAAAAAAGACCGCGCCACCGCCGCCGCGCAAGTGCGTCTCACGCCGCAGGGGCAGCCGGCCTTCGCCTTCCGCCGCGCGGGCTGCGCCGACGAATCCGTGACGCCCGACGACATGGCGGGGATCGACCCGAACGACTTCAGCGGCCTGCACTGCGGCGGCGTCATGCTCGCCTCCGAACCGGGAGCGTCCGCGCAGGAAGCCTTGGCGGAAAAATTTTACGACGCCGCCGTTCCCGTGTCGTTCGATCTCAACGTCCGTCCCGCGCTGATCGCCGACAAGCAAAACTACTGCGAACGGGCGCTGAGATTCATGATCCGTCCGCAGCTCGTCAAGTTCAGCCGCGACGACATCGAATGGTTCTTTCCCGGCGAGGACGTCAACGACAGCTTCGCCGCCATGCATCAGGCGCGCCGCGGCGCGCTGACCGTGCTTACCGCCGGCGCGCAGGGCTCGCTGATCGCTTCGGGACAAGTCTGCGAGCGCCTCTTTGCCTACTCCGTCGCCGTCGCCGACACGACCGGCTGCGGCGACGGCTACGCCGCCGGACTGCTGCGCGGCCTCTTCAGCCTGCCCGACGCCACCGCCTGGGACGAGCTGACCGCCGAACAGGCGCGCTGGGTCGGTTCCGGCGCGTCGGCCGTCGCCGCCCGAGTCTGCGAAAAGCAGGGCGCGATCGCCGCCATGCCACGCTTCCGCGACATCTACAGCGCCAACGGCACGCATCAGTGAACGTAAGGCGGCGAAAAACGCCAAGAAGGCCGAAAAAACGACAAACGAAAAGAGCCTGACGATCGCTCGATCGTCAGGCTCTTTTCGTGCAGACTGTTCCACGTGGAACAGTCCCGATTTATCGTCAATTCTCATTTTTTCCGCGCCGATGCGCGGCATTTTCAACGATGCCTTCCCATTGAAAATCGGTATCAGAAATTCGGTTCGGGCCCCGTGCCGTGAGGCAGACCCCAGTCGCGGCACACTCCTTTGGTGAAGAGCAGATGGACGCAGGGCACGCCTTTTTCGAGAAAATCCATGATCAGGCCGCGATCCCACGATTTCGGCTTCACCGGCCAGGGCGGCATGATCAGCCCGTGAGGCAGGACGGCGCCTTCCTCCATGCTGCGGCCAAGGCTCGTCCACGAACCGCCGCAGCTGACGAAGGCTTTGATGGGCTTTGCAGCGAAGAGCATCTGCCGGAAAGCCATGGACATGCGGAGATCCGCCGGGATCATGCAGGTTTCGCGGCG
Protein-coding sequences here:
- a CDS encoding carbohydrate kinase family protein, with product MKPILFFGEALMDQFYDAAGELQSSLPGGSVLNAAVGAARLGLPTAFCGGIGGDEEGRALLRLLNREDIDHRFTFYKKDRATAAAQVRLTPQGQPAFAFRRAGCADESVTPDDMAGIDPNDFSGLHCGGVMLASEPGASAQEALAEKFYDAAVPVSFDLNVRPALIADKQNYCERALRFMIRPQLVKFSRDDIEWFFPGEDVNDSFAAMHQARRGALTVLTAGAQGSLIASGQVCERLFAYSVAVADTTGCGDGYAAGLLRGLFSLPDATAWDELTAEQARWVGSGASAVAARVCEKQGAIAAMPRFRDIYSANGTHQ
- the thiT gene encoding energy-coupled thiamine transporter ThiT, whose translation is MYQRSKTQSVVEAALCIALAVVFSRLRLFRLPQGGSVTLEIVPLLVYAMRWGLLKGIGAGAVAGLLQYVMGGYVVHPVQGLLDYPLAYAALGLAALGGEHVFAGILIAVAARIVCHVASGVVFFASYAPAGTHPLVYSLLYNGSFMAANMVIALILVPLILARLKKF